TAGGCAGCAAAGGCCCCATAATGGACTTCGACACAAGTGCTTAAGACATACAAACAGTACATGTTAGGTCAAAGGTTTGGGCACTGGGTGCCGGGGTAACCTCCGGGACTGGGACGGGAGGAACCTGGTACCCCATGGCCACGCAACCCCACACGTCCTCGAAGGGATTTCATCCCCATTTCTTACAAACACTATGAGGGAAACTGAGTTGGTGGGACCTCCACTGCAGAATTCTGCCCTTGCCCCCAAATTCACAAGaatatttttacacattattAAACCACAGGAGCCATTTTATAAATGTCATCATCATagtcttttaatattttacataaaaaaacTGTATACACAGCTTATAGAACTTTTATGTAAACATCATAAGCTCACCACTTTGTCATTTgtcagtttatttaaaaaataaaaaacaagacaacaatTTAGTAGAAGTACCACtggatggggaagggagggggagaaaagagaCACTAGGGGCAGGTTTACTCTCTGTacagagatgcagagaaaatTTCACACAGCTTTAGAGACTGACTTgtgggggtaaaaaaaaaaaggttttagatAGGCTCTAACACTTGTTACTGCCCTTTCTCAAAAGAGTGCGCATACCTGCACAAATAAAATCGCAAAACAGAACAGTGTTGCcacttttttcaaaagaaaaaaaattagtggtttctttttcttctccttttttttaaaagtcatcgttttttaaaaaacatcagaaGTAGATGAGGTTACAGTGTACAAGTGTGGTCAGAATGCTACTGTCTTATGCAAATGACAAGTGCATTAAATGTCAAACAATGAAACAATTGTGCAAAGAATTCttccacccccccaaaaaaaaaccacccaagtTTTAGcctttaaataaatcaaataacaTCCGTTTCTTGGACTGAACGATTTTCACTTGTAGGACAGGCACAAAGTTCGCTTATGGCAAAAACGACCTGCAGCACActttccctcctcctgcctgtGTCTGGTGAGGGGGTTcgcgtggcggggggggggggctggccCGCAGGAGCCATGAGTCTAGAAGCTGTGTCCTCTCATCCCCAAGTCGGCTGCAAACGTCTTCCCAGGGTTTGGAAAGATGGCCAAGTCTTGTTCGTGCTGGGATGGACGCCTGACCCAGGCTGGGCCGGAGCTGTTCCAGCGCCCCGTCactccacccaccaccaccattaaATAACACCATCCTACCTccgaaaataaaattatatctatatttatataacaccccatcctccccagccctcccctcccgcAGTTCCCGAGGTCTATGTTACAGACAGGGGATAGCAGGCGCTCGCTGGTTATGGACGAACATCTGATGGGGCGCGGCCGCACCCCGGTGCCAAGCTTGTCTCCGGGAGGCAGAGGCGGGCATGGGGTGAAAACCCGGCGGCGGGGAGTCGAACATACACACAGCCACACACTCTGAAGAGGCTTGACTCTTCCCTAAAGGGTGGTCAGGGGACCCTTGGCACTCAGCGGGGCGGCCAGGCCTGTGCAACACAGCCGGACGCACAGACACTTGGAAAGCAGGCGCCCGGTGCCTACCACGCGGATTCCCGGCGCCAGAGCCTTGAGCCGCCGGGCCACGTCGGCCGGGGCTGAAGGCAGACACCAGGCAGTCCGGTGGGGTCCTTGGGGCACGCGGGTCTCCCCTTCCCCGGGCTCGTGGGGGCTGGGCCCGGGAGGGGGAGGCGCGCCGGCAGGGGAAGGCGGGGCGGGCGCGGCCCTCATAGCACCTTGCAGCAGTTGATGCAGCCGTTCTGGGAGCCGTAGCGCTTCTGCAGCGCGGCGCGCGTGGCCGTCTCGAAGACCTCGCGCACGCCCTCCTTGGTCTTGGCCGAGCACTCGAGGTAGTCGTAGGCTTGGATGCGCACGGCCATGGCGCGGCCGTCATCCGTGCGCACCGGTTCCTGCTTCATGCGCGCCAGCTCTGTGCGGACGTGCTCGTCGCTGCGTAGGTCTTTCTTGTTGGCCACCAGGATGATGGGCACATTAGGGCAGAAGTGCTTCACCTCGGGCACCCACTTCTCGGGGATGTTCTCCAGCGAATCCGGGCTGTCCACCGAGAAGCACATGAGGATCACGTCGGTGTCCGGGTAGGAGAGTGGCCGCAGGCGGTCGTAGTCCTCCTGGCCCGCCGTGTCCCACAGCGCCAGCTCCACCTGCTTGCCGTCCACCTCGATGTCGGCCACATAGTTCTCGAATACGGTGGGCACGTACACCTCGGGGAACTCGTCCTTACTGAACACGATCAGCAGGCACGTCTTGCCGCACGCGCCGTCGCCCACCACCACCAGCTTCTTACGGATGGCCGCCATGAGCGGGCCGGGCCCGGGCAGCAGGAGGGGGCCCGCGAGCGCCTCGCTGCCGTCCCGCTCGCCGCTCACTGCTCACCTCGGGCTGCGCGCTGGGGGAAAGGGTTGCTAGCTGCACCCAGGCCCCGGGGTGGCGCGTTCTCTCGCTGTGCTCGGGCTGCCGCGGCGGGGTAGGTGGGGGCGCCGGGGCATAGGGCGCGCCGTGCGTCTCCGCGCTGCTCCGGAGCGGTGGCCGCTCGCCTCGTCCCGGGCCTGGGGTCGGCGCCTTTGTGCGCAAAAAGTGGCTAGAGCAGCGGACCCGGCCTAGCTCCCTCCCGGGTCTCTCTAGGCCTCAGCAAATGTACAAGAGAACACACGAGTGCAGCCAGACTGCGGTGGCAGATGCGGGCTGCGGCCCCAGCGCCCACTATTTAAAGAGTTCGGCGACTTTCTTAATATAGCCGCCCAATGGGAAGCAAGCCGACTGAGCTCATCGCTGCGGAGCTTGAGTCTGATTGGCCGTCCGCTGCAGcccaggggcggggccgggcgagCTTGATTGACGGCCCAGACCGCCGGGCTGGGAGAGGCGGCGACTGGGGAGTCAACGCCGCGGCGGCTGGCCCTGCGGGGCTCGGGTGGCACCTGGGTTCCCGTCTTCGCCGCAGCTTGTGCGCGCGAAGCGGGAGAGCTGGAGCTAGCTGCCCGGAGCCCGCGGAGGCTGGACGAGCGGTTCCGAGAGAGGCGGCACTTTGCGGGCCGTTGATGATCCCTCCCACTCAAAATTGCCCCCTTGCTTCTCAAACTCCCAGCGGGTGGTCGGACCTGTGGGGGAGGGAGCGGCTCCTTtaatgtggttttgtttttaaatacacacacacgcacacacacagaggcacacatatacacacacacacgtttgatTCCAAGCAAGGCTgtcggggttttttgtttttaattcagaaGCGGCACCTCCCTTGGTCGAGTCCGCCGCCCCCATCCCTCCACCCGGTACTCGCCCTGAGCCCTGGGTTTGGATCTCCGAGAGGGTGGCTGTAAGTTGGGTAGGCCTGGGCCCAGCCTCTGGCTCTAACAAGTCCTGCCTCCTACCCCCTTTCTCGGCACCCAGCCTAGGTCCCTAGGTGAAGATTGGGGGAAGGGGGGGCAGTGAAAAGCGAAGGTCGAGGCTGGTTGCAGAAGTTCAGGTCCACTTGGAGGAAGTTACCAGGCAGAAAAAGGCAGACTCAGCCCTGGTTTGGCAGGATTAATTAGGATCCTGGTCGTAAGGTAGAGAACTGTCTAGAGTAAATAGTACAATAAAATCCAGCCACCC
The sequence above is drawn from the Tursiops truncatus isolate mTurTru1 chromosome 14, mTurTru1.mat.Y, whole genome shotgun sequence genome and encodes:
- the RHOB gene encoding rho-related GTP-binding protein RhoB codes for the protein MAAIRKKLVVVGDGACGKTCLLIVFSKDEFPEVYVPTVFENYVADIEVDGKQVELALWDTAGQEDYDRLRPLSYPDTDVILMCFSVDSPDSLENIPEKWVPEVKHFCPNVPIILVANKKDLRSDEHVRTELARMKQEPVRTDDGRAMAVRIQAYDYLECSAKTKEGVREVFETATRAALQKRYGSQNGCINCCKVL